Proteins co-encoded in one Nicotiana sylvestris chromosome 7, ASM39365v2, whole genome shotgun sequence genomic window:
- the LOC104230514 gene encoding uncharacterized protein: protein MVVPKYCDPKTIYTPKDIQTDIKLPKYFYILEETYPGSIVKLKKAADYYFLYAFVALCTSISGWQHCRPVVVVDGTFLKSAYRGIMLTARTMDATGTIFPLAYAVVDSENDASWKWFFEQFKEHMVKDLQSRSYTLDEFNERMLKIEEVDPRVKSYLYDIGYHRWSRVHATVNRTFTMTSNIVESLNVVTKEARELPIFDLLEYMRTLLERWTKEKLLKAMGTFTYLGYKFNKELDDNNTLSQKLRVGSMRASTYHIHTMLDGVKWYIVCLENKKCSCGQFQLDELPCAHALAALRHRNETYENYGSPYYTRKSLLLTYEMPVNPLPDESKWDVPQHILDEVVKPHARDKRRPGKPHKERYKTFDEIKSKKYKVSCGNCGGEGHNKRTCKNAPNL, encoded by the exons ATGGTCGTTCCCAAGTATTGTGATCCTAAGACTATTTACACTCCAAAGGACATACAAACTGACAT CAAATTacccaaatatttttatattcttgaggAGACTTATCCTGGTTCTATTGTTAAATTGAAGAAGGCAGCAGATTATTACTTCTTATacgcatttgttgctctttgtacaTCAATAAGTGGTTGGCAACATTGTAGGCCAGTAGTAGTGGTTGATGGGACATTCTTAAAGTCAGCCTACAGGGGGATTATGCTTACAGCAAGAACCATGGATGCAACAg GTACTATATTTCCCTTGGCATATGCTGTGGTTGATTCTGAAAACGACGCGTCTTGGAagtggttctttgagcaattcaaggaGCATATGGTGAAAGACCTTCAAT CACGATCATACACTctggatgaatttaatgaaaggatgttGAAGATTGAAGAGGTAGACCCGCGTGTGAAATCTTACCTATAtgatattggctatcatagatggtCAAGAGTACATGCAACGGTGAATAGAACTTTTACTATGACATCAAACATTGTCGAGTCGTTGAATGTTGTAACAAAAGAGGCAAGAGAGCTGCCAATATTTGATCTATTAGAGTATATGAGGACGCTTCTTGAACGTTGGACGAAAGAGAAGTTATTGAAGGCAATGGGTACTTTCACATACCTTGGGTACAAATTCAACAAAGAATTGGATGACAACAATACATTATCTCAGAAACTAAGGGTAGGATCT ATGAGGGCTTCAACATATCATATACATACTATGTTAGATGGTGTGAAGTGGTACATTGTGTGTCTAGAAAACAAGAAATGTAGTTGCGGacaattccaacttgatgaacttCCATGTGCGCATGCTTTGGCAGCATTAAGGCACAGGAATGAAACATACGAAAACTATGGCTCTCCGTATTACACAAGGAAGAGCCTTCTGCTTACCTATGAAATGCCAGTAAATCCTCTTCCTGATGAAAGCAAATGGGATGTGCCACAACATATTTTGGATGAGGTAGTAAAGCCACATGCGAGAGATAAAAGGCGGCCAGGGAAACCTCACAAGGAAAGATATAAAACATTTGATGAAATAAAGTCAAAGAAGTACAAGGTGTCATGTGGAAATTGTGGAggtgaagggcataacaaaagaaCTTGCAAGAATGCGCCCAATTTGTAG